A region from the Drosophila bipectinata strain 14024-0381.07 chromosome 3R, DbipHiC1v2, whole genome shotgun sequence genome encodes:
- the LOC108128219 gene encoding JNK1/MAPK8-associated membrane protein — MYDALERCPGAYCGRSLLENDTWSSCGVCPRGSRVNESFACSPCRDELTTYSWLYLGFMTMLPLMMHCFFIDMDAKDRKFSRKQLILTASAFIEVALSAILATLFMEPMWELRLYACEVRKLTDWYTLFYNPSPNYETRVYCTQEAVYPLQTIVLVFYFLCLVNMFLIRPVISKLTDVGGKSKAPIYSALYFLPLLTFIHAIGCGLIYYTFPYLSVAISMVANAIHYSLKLDQTLKALVCSSVWELKNVVIISVHWLLLAYGIASLNYHYAFLCLVPFPTLFYILTVRFTDPVEFRELERS; from the exons atgtACGACGCTCTGGAACGATGCCCGGGCGCCTACTGTGGACGTTCGCTGCTAGAGAATGACACCTGGAGCAGCTGTGGTGTTTGTCCCCGTGGATCGCGG GTTAACGAAAGTTTTGCTTGTTCGCCCTGCCGCGATGAGTTGACCACTTACTCCTGGCTGTACTTGGGTTTCATGACCATGCTGCCCCTTATGATGCATTGCTTCTTCATTGACATGGACGCGAAAGATCGGAA ATTTTCCCGGAAGCAGCTCATATTAACAGCCAGCGCTTTCATTGAGGTGGCCTTGTCCGCAATTCTTGCGACTTTGTTCATGGAGCCCATGTGGGAGCTCCGGTTGTACGCCTGTGAGGTGCGCAAGCTCACCGACTGGTATACGTTGTTCTATAATCCCAGTCCCAACTACGAAACAAGAGTCTACTGCACACAGGAAGCAGTTTATCCACT acAAACCATTGTGTTGGTATTCTATTTTCTGTGCCTGGTGAACATGTTTCTCATTCGCCCCGTGATCAGCAAGTTGACGGATGTGGGCGGTAAAAGCAAGGCACCTATCTACTCCGCTCTCTATTTTTTACCGCTGCTAACTTTTATCCATGCCATAGGCTGCGGTTTAATTT ATTACACCTTTCCATACCTAAGCGTGGCCATTTCTATGGTGGCCAATGCCATTCACTATTCTCTCAAGCTTGACCAAACCTTAAAGGCTCTTGTCTGCTCATCTGTATGGGAGCTGAAGAATGTTGTAATCATAT CTGTTCATTGGCTGCTGTTGGCGTATGGCATCGCTTCGCTAAACTATCATTATGCATTTCTGTGTCTGGTGCCCTTCCCAACGCTCTTCTACATACTTACTGTCCGCTTCACAGATCCAGTAGAGTTCCGGGAACTGGAGAGGAGTTGA